The Rissa tridactyla isolate bRisTri1 chromosome 6, bRisTri1.patW.cur.20221130, whole genome shotgun sequence genome includes a region encoding these proteins:
- the CLCN2 gene encoding chloride channel protein 2 isoform X3, translating to MAAESEAQRELQYEQTLMYGRYTQDLGTFAKDEAARLRLQQGHGEGGTPRPRRPSELLEYTQGRCGPCRVCALQCQRFLISKVGEDWVFLILLGLVMALVSWAMDFAIATCLQAQKWMYGGLDTNVLLQYLAWVTYPTVLITFSAGFTQILAPQAVGSGIPEMKTILRGVVLKEYLTLKTFVAKVIGLTCALGSGMPLGKEGPFVHIASMCAALLSRFLSLFGGFYENEARNIEMLAAACAVGVGCCFAAPIGGVLFSIEVTSTFFAVRNYWRGFFAATFSAFIFRVLAVWNKDEGAARLRRHRDRQRLRGCTLRLPQPQDRAVHAPAEDHQPLPHEEAPALPCPGDTAHLHADLPARLRTVHGRPGTCHGFARRSPPRGHHQARLTPAPHQLTQKDTLVTLFDNQTWAKQGLSDEFEYLGILEAWRHPRSNVFVTLVVFILMKFWMSALATTIPVPCGAFMPVFVIGAAFGRLVGESMAAWFPDGIHTDSNTYRIVPGGYAVVGAAALSGAVTHTVSTAVIVFELTGQISHILPVMIAVILANAVAQSLQPSLYDSIIRIKKLPYLPELGWGHHEKYNVRVEDIMVRDIRYITLNCKYRDLQHVLQSTKMKNLPLVESAESMILLGSIERAQVGALLTHQLSPERRLQALRQKALSLDRHRLSVASICFQINTETSSGPPARTAARKPLKPALKRVSSVTSETPQASAADPPGIALKSLFCANAAAEPTEEDMDLGDRMTPVEILEWEEQQLDQPVDFSSAKIDPAPFQLVEHTSLHKTHTIFSLLGLDHAFVTSIGRLVGMVSLKELRKAIEGSLTAKGVKVRPPLASFRDSTASAGEPDTTALRQLWDRHHHHPMPREAGPGGDGDDVTPKGQ from the exons ATGGCCGCGGAGAGCGAGGCGCAGCGTGAGCTGCAGTACGAGCAGACCCTG ATGTATGGGCGCTACACGCAGGACCTGGGCACCTTCGCCAAGGACGAGGCGGCCCGGCTGCGGCTGCAGcaggggcacggggaggggggtaCCCCCCGGCCACGCCGCCCCTCTGAGCTGCTGGAGTACACCCAGGGCCGCTGTGGCCCCTGCCGCG TCTGCGCCTTGCAGTGCCAGCGGTTCCTCATCTCCAAGGTGGGCGAGGACTGggtcttcctcatcctcctgggGCTGGTCATGGCGCTGGTGAGCTGGGCCATGGACTTTGCCATCGCCACCTGCCTCCAAG CCCAGAAGTGGATGTACGGGGGCCTGGACACCAACGTGCTGCTGCAGTACCTGGCCTGGGTCACCTACCCCACCGTGCTCATCACCTTCTCAGCTGGCTTCACCCAGATCCTCGCCCCCCAGGCCGTGG GCTCGGGGATCCCCGAGATGAAAACCATCCTGCGGGGCGTCGTGCTGAAGGAGTACCTCACCCTCAAGACCTTCGTGGCCAAGGTGATCGGGCTGACGTGTGCCCTGGGCAGTGGAATGCCCCTGGGCAAGGAG GGTCCCTTCGTCCACATCGCCAGCATGTGCGCGGCCCTGCTCAGCCGCTTCCTCTCCCTCTTCGGGGGCTTCTACGAG AACGAGGCGAGGAACATCGAAATGCTGGCGGCCGCCTGCGCCGTCGGTGTCGGCTGCTGCTTCGCCGCCCCCATCGGAG GCGTCCTCTTCAGCATCGAGGTCACCTCCACCTTCTTCGCCGTCCGCAACTATTGGCGCGGCTTCTTCGCCGCCACCTTCAGCGCCTTCATCTTCCGCGTCCTCGCCGTCTGGAACAAGGACGAAG GAGCTGCCCGCCTTCGCCGTCATCGG GATCGCCAGCGGCTTCGGGGGTGCACTCTTCGTCTACCTCAACCGCAAGATCGTGCAGTTCATGCGCCGGCAGAAGACCATCAACCGCTTCCTCATGAAGAA GCGcctgctcttccctgccctgGTGACACTGCTCATCTCCACGCTGACCTTCCCGCCCGGCTTCGGACAGTTCATGGCCGGCCAGGTACCTGCCATGGGTTTGCACGCCGGTCCCCACCCCGGGGCCACCACCAAGCCCGGCTGACCCCTGCCCCTCACCAGCTCACCCAGAAGGACACCCTGGTGACACTGTTCGACAACCAGACGTGGGCCAAGCAGGGGCTCAGTGATGAGTTTGAGTACCTGGGCATCCTGGAGGCCTGGCGCCACCCCCGCTCCAACGTCTTCGTCACCCTTGTCGTCTTCATCCTCATGAAG TTCTGGATGtcagccctggccaccaccatCCCAGTGCCCTGCGGAGCCTTCATGCCCGTCTTCGTCATCG GAGCGGCTTTCGGGCGCCTGGTGGGGGAGAGCATGGCAGCCTGGTTCCCCGACGGCATCCACACCGACAGCAACACCTACCGCATCGTGCCGGGGGGCTACGCCGTGGTGG GCGCAGCCGCGCTGTCGGGCGCCGTCACCCACACCGTGTCCACGGCCGTCATCGTCTTCGAGCTGACGGGGCAGATCTCGCACATCCTGCCCGTCATGATCGCCGTCATCCTGGCCAACGCCGTGGCCCAGagcctccagccctccctctACGACAGCATCATCCGCATCAAGAAGCTGCCCTACCTCCCCGAGCTGGGCTGGGGCCACCACGA GAAGTACAACGTGCGGGTGGAGGACATCATGGTGCGGGACATACGCTACATCACCCTCAACTGCAAGTACCGGGACCTGCAGCACGTCCTGCAGAGCACCAAGATGAAGAACCTGCCGCTGGTGGAGTCGGCAG AGTCCATGATCCTGCTGGGCTCCATCGAGCGGGCGCAGGTGGGGGCCCTGCTCACCCACCAGCTCAGTCCCGAGCGCCGGCTCCAGGCGCTGCGGCAGAAGGCGCTCTCCTTGGACAGGCACCGGCTCTCCGTCGCCAGCATCTGCTTCCAG ATCAACACCGAGACCTCCTCGGGGCCCCCCGCCCGCACCGCCGCACGCAAGCCCCTGAAGCCGGCGCTGAAGCGGGTGTCCAGCGTCACGTCCGAGACCCCCCAAG ccAGTGCCGCTGACCCCCCCGGCATCGCCCTCAAGAGTCTCTTCTGTGCCAACGCCGCCGCGGAGCCCACCGAG gaggacatggacctgggtGACAGGATGACGCCGGTGGAg atcctggagtgggaagagcagcagctggaccAGCCTGTGGACTTCAGCAGCGCCAAGATCGACCCCGCGCCCTTCCAGCTGGTGGAGCACACCTCGCTGCACAAG ACCCACACCATCTTCTCGCTGCTGGGCCTGGACCACGCGTTCGTCACCAGCATCGGGCGGCTGGTGGGcatggtgtccctcaaggag CTGCGCAAGGCCATCGAGGGCTCGCTGACGGCCAAGGGGGTGAAGGTGCGGCCGCCGCTCGCCAGCTTCCGCGACAGCACGGCCAGCGCCGGCGAGCCCGACACCACCGCGCTGCGCCAGCTCTGggaccgccaccaccaccaccccatgcCCCGCGAGGCCGGACCCGGGGGCGACGGTGACGATGTCACCCCCAAAGGCCAGTGA
- the CLCN2 gene encoding chloride channel protein 2 isoform X5 — protein MAAESEAQRELQYEQTLMYGRYTQDLGTFAKDEAARLRLQQGHGEGGTPRPRRPSELLEYTQGRCGPCRVCALQCQRFLISKVGEDWVFLILLGLVMALVSWAMDFAIATCLQAQKWMYGGLDTNVLLQYLAWVTYPTVLITFSAGFTQILAPQAVGSGIPEMKTILRGVVLKEYLTLKTFVAKVIGLTCALGSGMPLGKEGPFVHIASMCAALLSRFLSLFGGFYENEARNIEMLAAACAVGVGCCFAAPIGGVLFSIEVTSTFFAVRNYWRGFFAATFSAFIFRVLAVWNKDEETITALFKTRFRLDFPFDLQELPAFAVIGIASGFGGALFVYLNRKIVQFMRRQKTINRFLMKKRLLFPALVTLLISTLTFPPGFGQFMAGQLTQKDTLVTLFDNQTWAKQGLSDEFEYLGILEAWRHPRSNVFVTLVVFILMKFWMSALATTIPVPCGAFMPVFVIGAAFGRLVGESMAAWFPDGIHTDSNTYRIVPGGYAVVGAAALSGAVTHTVSTAVIVFELTGQISHILPVMIAVILANAVAQSLQPSLYDSIIRIKKLPYLPELGWGHHEKYNVRVEDIMVRDIRYITLNCKYRDLQHVLQSTKMKNLPLVESAESMILLGSIERAQVGALLTHQLSPERRLQALRQKALSLDRHRLSVASICFQINTETSSGPPARTAARKPLKPALKRVSSVTSETPQASAADPPGIALKSLFCANAAAEPTEAQGTAYRKAKHVRISISEDMDLGDRMTPVEILEWEEQQLDQPVDFSSAKIDPAPFQLVEHTSLHKTHTIFSLLGLDHAFVTSIGRLVGMVSLKELRKAIEGSLTAKGVKVRPPLASFRDSTASAGEPDTTALRQLWDRHHHHPMPREAGPGGDGDDVTPKGQ, from the exons ATGGCCGCGGAGAGCGAGGCGCAGCGTGAGCTGCAGTACGAGCAGACCCTG ATGTATGGGCGCTACACGCAGGACCTGGGCACCTTCGCCAAGGACGAGGCGGCCCGGCTGCGGCTGCAGcaggggcacggggaggggggtaCCCCCCGGCCACGCCGCCCCTCTGAGCTGCTGGAGTACACCCAGGGCCGCTGTGGCCCCTGCCGCG TCTGCGCCTTGCAGTGCCAGCGGTTCCTCATCTCCAAGGTGGGCGAGGACTGggtcttcctcatcctcctgggGCTGGTCATGGCGCTGGTGAGCTGGGCCATGGACTTTGCCATCGCCACCTGCCTCCAAG CCCAGAAGTGGATGTACGGGGGCCTGGACACCAACGTGCTGCTGCAGTACCTGGCCTGGGTCACCTACCCCACCGTGCTCATCACCTTCTCAGCTGGCTTCACCCAGATCCTCGCCCCCCAGGCCGTGG GCTCGGGGATCCCCGAGATGAAAACCATCCTGCGGGGCGTCGTGCTGAAGGAGTACCTCACCCTCAAGACCTTCGTGGCCAAGGTGATCGGGCTGACGTGTGCCCTGGGCAGTGGAATGCCCCTGGGCAAGGAG GGTCCCTTCGTCCACATCGCCAGCATGTGCGCGGCCCTGCTCAGCCGCTTCCTCTCCCTCTTCGGGGGCTTCTACGAG AACGAGGCGAGGAACATCGAAATGCTGGCGGCCGCCTGCGCCGTCGGTGTCGGCTGCTGCTTCGCCGCCCCCATCGGAG GCGTCCTCTTCAGCATCGAGGTCACCTCCACCTTCTTCGCCGTCCGCAACTATTGGCGCGGCTTCTTCGCCGCCACCTTCAGCGCCTTCATCTTCCGCGTCCTCGCCGTCTGGAACAAGGACGAAG AGACCATCACAGCGCTGTTCAAGACCCGATTCCGCCTTGATTTCCCCTTCGACCTGCAGGAGCTGCCCGCCTTCGCCGTCATCGG GATCGCCAGCGGCTTCGGGGGTGCACTCTTCGTCTACCTCAACCGCAAGATCGTGCAGTTCATGCGCCGGCAGAAGACCATCAACCGCTTCCTCATGAAGAA GCGcctgctcttccctgccctgGTGACACTGCTCATCTCCACGCTGACCTTCCCGCCCGGCTTCGGACAGTTCATGGCCGGCCAG CTCACCCAGAAGGACACCCTGGTGACACTGTTCGACAACCAGACGTGGGCCAAGCAGGGGCTCAGTGATGAGTTTGAGTACCTGGGCATCCTGGAGGCCTGGCGCCACCCCCGCTCCAACGTCTTCGTCACCCTTGTCGTCTTCATCCTCATGAAG TTCTGGATGtcagccctggccaccaccatCCCAGTGCCCTGCGGAGCCTTCATGCCCGTCTTCGTCATCG GAGCGGCTTTCGGGCGCCTGGTGGGGGAGAGCATGGCAGCCTGGTTCCCCGACGGCATCCACACCGACAGCAACACCTACCGCATCGTGCCGGGGGGCTACGCCGTGGTGG GCGCAGCCGCGCTGTCGGGCGCCGTCACCCACACCGTGTCCACGGCCGTCATCGTCTTCGAGCTGACGGGGCAGATCTCGCACATCCTGCCCGTCATGATCGCCGTCATCCTGGCCAACGCCGTGGCCCAGagcctccagccctccctctACGACAGCATCATCCGCATCAAGAAGCTGCCCTACCTCCCCGAGCTGGGCTGGGGCCACCACGA GAAGTACAACGTGCGGGTGGAGGACATCATGGTGCGGGACATACGCTACATCACCCTCAACTGCAAGTACCGGGACCTGCAGCACGTCCTGCAGAGCACCAAGATGAAGAACCTGCCGCTGGTGGAGTCGGCAG AGTCCATGATCCTGCTGGGCTCCATCGAGCGGGCGCAGGTGGGGGCCCTGCTCACCCACCAGCTCAGTCCCGAGCGCCGGCTCCAGGCGCTGCGGCAGAAGGCGCTCTCCTTGGACAGGCACCGGCTCTCCGTCGCCAGCATCTGCTTCCAG ATCAACACCGAGACCTCCTCGGGGCCCCCCGCCCGCACCGCCGCACGCAAGCCCCTGAAGCCGGCGCTGAAGCGGGTGTCCAGCGTCACGTCCGAGACCCCCCAAG ccAGTGCCGCTGACCCCCCCGGCATCGCCCTCAAGAGTCTCTTCTGTGCCAACGCCGCCGCGGAGCCCACCGAG GCCCAGGGCACGGCCTATCGCAAGGCCAAGCACGTCCGCATTTCCATCTCG gaggacatggacctgggtGACAGGATGACGCCGGTGGAg atcctggagtgggaagagcagcagctggaccAGCCTGTGGACTTCAGCAGCGCCAAGATCGACCCCGCGCCCTTCCAGCTGGTGGAGCACACCTCGCTGCACAAG ACCCACACCATCTTCTCGCTGCTGGGCCTGGACCACGCGTTCGTCACCAGCATCGGGCGGCTGGTGGGcatggtgtccctcaaggag CTGCGCAAGGCCATCGAGGGCTCGCTGACGGCCAAGGGGGTGAAGGTGCGGCCGCCGCTCGCCAGCTTCCGCGACAGCACGGCCAGCGCCGGCGAGCCCGACACCACCGCGCTGCGCCAGCTCTGggaccgccaccaccaccaccccatgcCCCGCGAGGCCGGACCCGGGGGCGACGGTGACGATGTCACCCCCAAAGGCCAGTGA